The DNA region TACAGAGCTTTGCTCCGGGTGAAGTAACACCCGAACAGGCACTCGAAATAGGTGCGGAACTGTGTCGTCGTTTTCTGAAAGATCAGTATCAGTATTTCCTTGCAGTCCATACCGACAAAGATCACATACATCTGCACTGCATTTTCAATAATGTGAACGCTTTTGACGGCAGAACTTTTGAAACTCATGAGAACAGAAGAACTACGAAAAAAGACCGTTCATTTCAGAAGCTTCGTGACCTGTCTGATGAGGTGTGCAGAGAGCATAATATCTCGGTCATTGAGACACCGTCGAACACGAAGGGTAAATCCCACTGGGAATGGGATATGAACCGTCAGGGGCTGAGCTGGAAAGCACGTCTGAAATATGCGATCGACAACGTGATAATCGACAGCGAAAGCTTTGAAGATTTTCTGAAAAGATGTCGGGAAAACGGTATTCTCGTCGAGTACAATCCGGCACATAAAATTGATCTGAAATTCATGCTTGCCGAGCAGAAGAAACGCAATCCGCGTGCGAAGATGACACGAGCACGAACGCTCGGCTGGTTTTACGAAACGAAACAGATAATCAACCGCATTGAAGAATATAAAGGCGGCATGCTGTACGTTCCGAGAACACGCATACGTGAGAGGGTTCTTGACCCTGATCTGAAGTTTGTGCGTGATGCGATCGACCGTGGAAACATGAAGCTTGCAAGTATGGCGAAAAACGTCATTGCAAAGTACGGGATCCAGCTTGAAGATGTGGAGCAGGAACGTAACCGGACCTTTGCTCAGAGAGCTGTTCTCGTGCGTGAGCTGAACAGCATGAAAACGCAGATCGATGACTATAAAGTTCAGGCTTCGGTTATAAGAGAATTCCGAAAGTATAAGACGGTGTATGACGAGCTGAAAACATTAAGCGGAAATCAGGCGGTGAAGTTCCGGAAAGAGCACAGCTATGAGCTGCGAAAATACGGGGAGCTGAACAGCCAGCTTCATGAGTGGTATGCTGACGGCAGAATGCCGACAGCAGAAGCACTGGAGCAAAAAATAAACGCCCTGAAAACAGAGCGTTTAGAGAAAGACAGTATTTATCGTGAAACGGATACGAAGCTTAAGGAACTGAGCAGAGCGCAGAGTGATATTGATGCATTTTTACGTCAGGAGCTTGAACCGCAGAAGCAGCAGCGTAAACGTAAAAAGGACGGAGATCTTGAATGATCAGTCCTTGTGGTTTTCCTGGTATTCCTTTAAGGCGGTGAGAAGAAGATCCTTGATCGTCATGTTATGTTCCTGTGCATAAGCCTTTATAGCATCGCCTTCACCTTTGGGAACATTGAAACGGACATAATCGTAGTTCTCCTTGATGTATTCCGCAGAAGGTTTTCCTTTGCTTGCCTGCTGCTGTTTTTTCATACAGTCCTTGCAGTATTTCTGAGAACCGGAAGTAACTGTATAGGTCTTGCCGCATATCGGGCATTTCTGTTCGCTTCCGATCGGAACGGAAGTGCCGGCTTTCTTCTTTTCGGCATATGCCTTGTTTCTCTGGACCTGTGCCTTGTCACGGCAGTAGTAGCAGTATTTTGCACGGTTGGACTTGCTTTCAAACTCCATACCGCACAGCTCACATTTATATTTGAACAAGTGTATTCCCCCTTGTAGTATTTTAACCTTATTGTACCATTGATTAGGCATAAAGTCAAGCATAACAAAAATCTTGTTAAAACATACCAAAAAGCAGAACGCATTTTTTAGCGCTTCTACAAAAGTATTTTTTCTTCTGAAAATTATACTTGACATTAGGCGTAAAGTCAAGTATAATAAAATCACAGAAGGAACAAAAAATCGAAGACCATGAAAGGAAGGTAACTAATGTTAAACAAATTCTTAGTTGCAGGCAG from Ruminococcus albus AD2013 includes:
- a CDS encoding relaxase/mobilization nuclease domain-containing protein codes for the protein MAATKIYPIKATEAKALAYIANPEKTENGKYILTSNCSRDPYQASRDFDEIRAMGTGLNTVLSQHFIQSFAPGEVTPEQALEIGAELCRRFLKDQYQYFLAVHTDKDHIHLHCIFNNVNAFDGRTFETHENRRTTKKDRSFQKLRDLSDEVCREHNISVIETPSNTKGKSHWEWDMNRQGLSWKARLKYAIDNVIIDSESFEDFLKRCRENGILVEYNPAHKIDLKFMLAEQKKRNPRAKMTRARTLGWFYETKQIINRIEEYKGGMLYVPRTRIRERVLDPDLKFVRDAIDRGNMKLASMAKNVIAKYGIQLEDVEQERNRTFAQRAVLVRELNSMKTQIDDYKVQASVIREFRKYKTVYDELKTLSGNQAVKFRKEHSYELRKYGELNSQLHEWYADGRMPTAEALEQKINALKTERLEKDSIYRETDTKLKELSRAQSDIDAFLRQELEPQKQQRKRKKDGDLE